A stretch of Desulfarculaceae bacterium DNA encodes these proteins:
- a CDS encoding diheme cytochrome c, with translation MKMRLAMLACLALLLAPLAATGDDDDHGRKKERHRERNRYSEHQVPPVSNPLYREQCGACHFAFQPALLPAASWQKIVAGLDDHFGEQPDLSPGERAEILAYLEANAADRQGNKISRKIMKSLGGQAPLRVSRTPYMLHKHEDDDIPAGAFQRKAVGSRANCLACHPTAEQGVYDEHLVRIPR, from the coding sequence ATGAAAATGCGTCTAGCCATGCTGGCCTGCCTGGCCTTGTTGCTGGCCCCCTTGGCGGCAACGGGCGATGACGACGATCACGGCCGTAAAAAGGAGCGCCACCGTGAGCGCAACCGCTACAGCGAGCACCAGGTCCCCCCGGTGAGCAACCCCCTTTACCGCGAGCAGTGCGGGGCCTGCCATTTCGCCTTCCAGCCCGCCCTGCTCCCGGCCGCCTCTTGGCAAAAGATCGTGGCCGGGCTGGACGACCACTTCGGCGAGCAGCCCGACCTGAGTCCGGGGGAACGCGCGGAAATCCTGGCCTACCTGGAGGCCAACGCGGCCGACCGGCAAGGCAACAAGATCTCGCGCAAGATCATGAAGAGCCTGGGCGGCCAGGCTCCGCTGCGGGTCAGCCGGACTCCCTACATGCTGCACAAGCACGAGGACGACGACATCCCGGCCGGGGCCTTCCAGCGCAAGGCGGTGGGCTCGCGGGCCAACTGCCTGGCCTGCCACCCCACCGCCGAACAGGGCGTGTACGACGAGCACCTGGTGCGCATCCCCCGCTGA
- the thrC gene encoding threonine synthase, whose translation MRPEEFSPSDQEHLLPSPGGDMAYRCLDCGAEHPINELLYTCPECGEVLLLVDRAFDRLKEISGPQWRRILDLRRMLNLPAIKGIFRYAEFMAPVIPLDSVLYLGEGHTPLVEASGLLKDAVKADFCFKNDGQNPSASFKDRGMAVALSYINYLVKHQDAGQILSVCASTGDTSAAAALYAAYLAPEVKSAVLLPRGKVTPQQLSQPLGAGARVFEIPGVFDDCMKVVEHLADNFQVALLNSKNAWRILGQESYSYEVAQDLDWDLEGRVVMVPIGNAGNISAIMSGFMKLKELGLVSSLPKVVGVQSHHADPVFRYYSEKDPGKRVWRPVTVRASVAQAAMIGNPVSMPRVVELARRYEAMAGGERVYVVQVSEQEIMDHMILANRHGHVVCTQGGESLAGLLKAIDSGVVSRNEQAICDATAHHLKFAGFQQMYFEDSFPPDYGVKPRPELVNLPQEVAVLSEDKLPAPGKPLEPEAFGEFVEATGNEIAERLGLARRS comes from the coding sequence ATGCGGCCCGAAGAATTTTCGCCATCTGATCAGGAACATCTGCTGCCTTCGCCCGGGGGGGACATGGCCTACCGCTGCCTGGACTGCGGGGCCGAGCATCCAATAAATGAGCTGCTCTACACCTGCCCGGAGTGCGGCGAGGTGCTGCTCCTGGTGGACCGCGCTTTTGACCGGCTCAAGGAGATTTCGGGCCCCCAGTGGCGGCGCATCCTGGACCTCAGGCGTATGCTCAACCTGCCCGCCATTAAGGGCATCTTCCGCTACGCCGAGTTCATGGCCCCAGTGATCCCCCTGGACAGCGTGCTCTACCTGGGCGAGGGGCACACCCCCCTGGTGGAGGCCAGCGGCCTGCTCAAAGACGCGGTCAAGGCCGACTTCTGCTTCAAGAACGACGGCCAGAATCCCTCGGCCTCTTTCAAGGACCGGGGCATGGCCGTGGCGCTGAGCTACATCAACTACCTGGTCAAGCACCAAGACGCGGGGCAAATCCTGAGCGTGTGCGCCTCCACCGGCGACACCTCGGCCGCCGCCGCCCTGTACGCCGCCTACCTGGCCCCGGAGGTGAAAAGCGCGGTGCTCCTGCCCCGGGGCAAGGTGACCCCGCAGCAGCTGAGCCAGCCTTTGGGCGCGGGGGCACGGGTCTTCGAGATCCCCGGCGTGTTCGACGACTGCATGAAGGTGGTGGAGCACCTGGCCGACAACTTCCAGGTGGCGCTTCTGAACTCCAAGAACGCTTGGCGCATCCTGGGCCAGGAGTCCTACTCCTACGAGGTGGCTCAGGACCTGGACTGGGATTTGGAAGGCCGGGTGGTGATGGTGCCCATCGGCAACGCGGGCAACATCAGCGCCATCATGAGCGGCTTCATGAAGCTCAAGGAGCTGGGCCTGGTGAGCAGCCTGCCCAAGGTGGTGGGCGTGCAGAGCCACCACGCGGACCCGGTGTTCCGCTACTACTCCGAGAAGGACCCTGGCAAGCGGGTATGGCGGCCGGTGACCGTGCGGGCCTCGGTGGCCCAGGCGGCCATGATCGGCAACCCGGTGTCCATGCCCCGAGTGGTGGAGCTGGCCCGGCGCTACGAGGCCATGGCCGGCGGCGAGCGGGTATATGTGGTGCAGGTGAGCGAGCAAGAGATCATGGACCACATGATCCTGGCCAACCGCCACGGCCACGTGGTCTGCACCCAGGGCGGTGAGTCTTTGGCCGGGCTGCTCAAGGCCATCGACAGTGGCGTGGTGAGCCGGAACGAGCAGGCCATCTGCGACGCCACGGCGCATCATCTGAAGTTCGCCGGGTTCCAGCAGATGTACTTCGAGGACAGCTTCCCGCCGGACTACGGCGTCAAGCCCCGGCCCGAGCTGGTCAACCTGCCCCAGGAGGTGGCGGTGCTCAGCGAGGACAAGCTGCCCGCGCCGGGCAAGCCCCTGGAGCCCGAGGCCTTCGGCGAGTTCGTCGAGGCCACGGGGAACGAGATCGCCGAGCGCCTGGGCCTGGCGCGGCGCTCGTGA
- a CDS encoding PaaI family thioesterase, with protein MGEPRETPLANPYSRNDCFFCGVENPGGCQLKFSRVESDPPELVCRWSPPQRFNGLGEILHGGIQSGIFDEIMGWTAHQMTGQPSVTGELHIEFMGPLYVNQPLEARCRIEGIEGRKVKLAAEITGPDGKVASRAKGYYVMVSPERFAQVTRSEEPAE; from the coding sequence ATGGGCGAGCCACGCGAAACACCCCTGGCCAACCCCTACTCGCGCAATGACTGCTTTTTCTGCGGCGTGGAAAACCCAGGCGGTTGCCAGCTGAAGTTCAGCCGGGTGGAGAGCGACCCGCCCGAGCTGGTGTGCCGCTGGAGTCCGCCCCAGCGCTTCAACGGCCTGGGGGAAATCCTGCACGGCGGCATCCAGAGCGGCATCTTCGACGAAATCATGGGCTGGACCGCCCACCAGATGACCGGGCAGCCCTCGGTGACCGGCGAGTTGCACATAGAGTTTATGGGCCCGCTTTACGTGAACCAGCCCCTGGAGGCGCGCTGCCGGATAGAGGGCATCGAGGGCCGCAAGGTGAAGCTCGCCGCCGAGATAACAGGACCGGACGGCAAGGTGGCCAGCCGGGCCAAGGGCTATTACGTGATGGTGAGCCCCGAGCGTTTTGCCCAAGTGACGCGCTCCGAGGAGCCCGCGGAATAG
- a CDS encoding iron ABC transporter permease produces MRATPKNLLWVCLGLCALMVAALFIGLWLGTVSITPGQFLAWLGGKLEGAPAIILGQLRLPRLLLAGLVGACLGLAGAVFQAMLRNPLAEPFILGVSGGAACGAVFAVLVGIAGLWLQSLLAFAGALGTVALVLAIARRRGSLETSTLILSGVMINAFFTALIMFVISTTSNQKLHAILFWLYGDLAAASLPKVYLLLPVTILGGAVVMLYAKHLNLLTAGGMAAAALGVAVERVKLTMFLVVSLLVGVTVSLSGLIGFVGLMVPHLVRMTLGHDHRLLLPASALFGASFLMLADTAARTVISPSSLPVGVVTAFLGAPFFVLLMARRGSRWW; encoded by the coding sequence ATGAGGGCCACGCCCAAAAACCTGCTCTGGGTGTGCCTGGGCCTGTGCGCCCTCATGGTGGCCGCCTTGTTCATCGGCCTTTGGCTGGGCACGGTGAGCATCACGCCGGGCCAGTTCCTGGCCTGGCTGGGCGGCAAGCTGGAGGGCGCCCCGGCCATCATCCTGGGCCAGCTGCGTCTGCCCCGCCTGCTCCTGGCCGGGCTGGTGGGAGCCTGCCTGGGCCTGGCGGGCGCGGTGTTCCAGGCCATGCTCCGCAACCCCCTGGCCGAGCCCTTCATCCTGGGGGTGTCCGGCGGAGCGGCTTGCGGCGCGGTGTTCGCGGTGCTGGTGGGCATCGCCGGGCTCTGGCTCCAGTCGCTTTTGGCCTTTGCCGGGGCCCTGGGCACCGTGGCCCTGGTGCTGGCCATCGCCCGCCGTAGGGGCAGCCTGGAGACCAGCACCCTGATCCTTTCCGGGGTGATGATAAACGCCTTTTTCACCGCCCTGATCATGTTCGTCATCTCCACCACCAGCAACCAGAAGCTGCACGCCATCCTCTTCTGGCTCTACGGCGACCTGGCCGCGGCCAGCCTTCCCAAGGTGTACCTGCTCCTGCCGGTGACTATCCTGGGCGGGGCGGTGGTCATGCTCTACGCCAAGCACCTGAACCTGCTCACCGCTGGAGGCATGGCCGCCGCCGCCCTGGGCGTGGCGGTGGAGCGGGTCAAGCTGACCATGTTCCTGGTGGTCAGCCTGCTGGTGGGGGTCACGGTGAGCCTGTCCGGGCTCATCGGCTTCGTGGGGCTCATGGTGCCGCACCTGGTGCGCATGACCTTGGGGCACGACCACCGCTTGCTCCTGCCCGCCTCCGCCCTGTTCGGGGCCTCCTTCCTCATGCTGGCCGACACGGCGGCGCGCACGGTGATCAGCCCCTCCTCCCTGCCGGTGGGCGTGGTCACGGCTTTCCTGGGCGCGCCCTTCTTCGTGTTGCTCATGGCCAGGCGCGGGAGCCGCTGGTGGTAG
- a CDS encoding 23S rRNA (pseudouridine(1915)-N(3))-methyltransferase RlmH: MRHLLLTVGKPKAGYLAEGIDDYMQRLKPYGGGALATVRAAKAGKNRSDAEVMAEEGQRLLGRMEPRDLVWALDRRGKAWSSEQWAKNLNQARLSGKGRLVLVIGGALGLDPAVLARAEAKVSFGPPTLAHELAALVAAEQLYRASTILAGLPYHRA; the protein is encoded by the coding sequence ATGAGGCATTTGCTGCTCACCGTGGGCAAGCCCAAGGCCGGTTATCTGGCCGAGGGCATCGACGATTACATGCAGCGCTTGAAGCCCTACGGCGGCGGGGCCCTGGCCACGGTGCGCGCGGCCAAGGCGGGCAAGAACCGCTCCGACGCCGAGGTGATGGCCGAGGAGGGGCAGCGCCTTTTGGGGCGCATGGAGCCCCGTGATTTGGTCTGGGCCCTGGACCGGCGGGGGAAGGCCTGGAGCTCCGAGCAATGGGCCAAGAACCTGAACCAGGCCCGCCTGAGCGGCAAGGGCCGCCTGGTCCTGGTCATCGGCGGAGCCCTGGGCCTGGACCCGGCGGTGCTGGCCCGGGCCGAGGCCAAGGTCTCCTTCGGGCCCCCTACCCTGGCCCACGAGCTGGCCGCCCTGGTGGCCGCCGAGCAGCTTTACCGCGCCTCAACCATATTGGCCGGCCTACCCTATCACCGCGCCTGA
- a CDS encoding PaaI family thioesterase — protein sequence MNSLQKRPLTGSGHCFACGPKNVYGLRMKVRFEDGQALCSLVLGHQYQGWEDIAHGGIVSTVLDEITAYAVIGMVGQGMTTHMETTFRKPVPLGQEILASARVIEHKRRMAVAEGRIVLAGDNSLLAEATSRWLLKLGPDGKPLDGSAWLPGTL from the coding sequence GTGAACTCTCTGCAAAAACGCCCCCTCACCGGCAGCGGGCACTGCTTTGCCTGTGGGCCCAAGAACGTCTACGGCCTGCGCATGAAGGTGCGCTTCGAGGACGGCCAGGCCCTGTGCAGCCTGGTCTTGGGCCACCAGTACCAGGGCTGGGAGGACATCGCCCACGGCGGCATCGTTTCCACCGTGTTGGACGAGATCACCGCATACGCGGTCATCGGCATGGTGGGCCAGGGCATGACCACCCACATGGAGACCACCTTTCGCAAGCCGGTGCCCCTGGGCCAAGAGATTCTGGCCAGCGCCCGGGTGATCGAACACAAGCGGCGCATGGCCGTTGCCGAGGGGCGCATCGTTCTGGCCGGGGACAACAGCCTGTTGGCCGAGGCCACCTCGCGCTGGCTGCTCAAACTGGGGCCGGACGGCAAGCCCCTGGACGGCAGCGCCTGGTTGCCCGGGACGCTATGA
- a CDS encoding SO_0444 family Cu/Zn efflux transporter: MLPAAASLRRQGAGRGATASFLVSTPETGVDSLAVTYALLDPIMTIARPLAALVTAIATGLGMNLLPREKSAALPTAPDLSCPVDACCDGVDCPPEEHKQHHSRWQKLRSGLVYALGELWDDLAGWFLLGVLLAALIGALVPAELMTRYLGGGIGSMLIMLCVGIPLYICASASTPIAAALILKGVSPGAALVFLLAGPATNVTSLTVLVGVLGKRGTALYLAGIAVGAVLCGLAVDQVYALLKVNPVAVVGSAKELVPEWLRWAGAMVLMAMSIRPLYKLARAKLAPKPEPAPPAVQSLDSLAPGGCGSSGCGCGKH; this comes from the coding sequence GTGCTGCCGGCGGCAGCATCCCTTCGGCGACAGGGCGCGGGGCGCGGAGCCACGGCCTCCTTCCTGGTCTCCACCCCCGAAACCGGGGTGGACTCCCTGGCGGTGACCTACGCCCTGTTGGACCCCATCATGACCATCGCCCGGCCCCTGGCCGCCCTGGTTACGGCCATAGCCACCGGGCTGGGCATGAACCTCTTGCCCCGCGAAAAGAGCGCGGCCCTGCCCACGGCCCCGGACCTCTCCTGCCCGGTGGACGCCTGTTGCGACGGGGTGGACTGCCCGCCCGAGGAGCACAAGCAGCACCACTCCCGCTGGCAAAAGCTGCGCTCCGGCCTGGTCTACGCCCTGGGCGAGTTGTGGGACGATCTGGCGGGCTGGTTTCTTTTAGGCGTGCTCCTGGCCGCGCTCATCGGTGCGCTGGTGCCTGCCGAGCTAATGACCCGCTATCTGGGCGGAGGCATCGGCTCCATGCTGATCATGCTGTGCGTGGGCATCCCGCTCTACATCTGCGCCAGCGCCTCCACCCCCATCGCCGCCGCCCTGATCCTCAAGGGGGTCAGCCCGGGCGCGGCCCTGGTTTTCCTGTTGGCCGGACCGGCCACCAACGTGACCAGCCTCACCGTGCTGGTGGGCGTGTTGGGCAAGCGCGGCACGGCGCTCTACCTGGCGGGCATCGCGGTGGGCGCGGTGCTCTGCGGCCTGGCCGTGGATCAGGTCTACGCTCTCCTGAAGGTCAACCCCGTGGCCGTGGTGGGCTCAGCCAAGGAGCTGGTGCCCGAGTGGCTGCGTTGGGCCGGGGCAATGGTGCTCATGGCCATGAGCATCCGGCCGCTGTACAAGCTGGCCCGGGCCAAGCTGGCCCCCAAGCCCGAGCCCGCGCCTCCGGCGGTGCAGAGCCTGGATTCCCTGGCCCCGGGCGGCTGCGGGTCCTCGGGGTGCGGCTGCGGCAAGCACTAG
- a CDS encoding C45 family peptidase: protein MKQDKRLPLLQLSGTPEEVGQGWGRGLADPMRQGLERILSVVNLVHQTSRAECLALAMKLWPAAIEYDPELEPFVRGQARGADLSLEETWAARCGLEILFFNSNLSAGCTTLAGTGPATPDGKAVLGQNIDWFSGTPLALVHIQRSDGLCQLVLPILGLGEYTLNSAGLGCCLNGVAAMQPALRPKLPLAAYLPKAMRQRDPDRARRILEESCRGVVAVTLADADGGLICVEGTLDDCQVLEPQDGFLAHANNYRTPRFQAVDGYQLIFPDSPARTARMEELAAGLRGRLTPGALGAALADHQGSPNSICRHPDPAVPPGLRAESLGSFIMLPSEGAMLVAGGNPCTHEYARYEV from the coding sequence ATGAAGCAAGACAAGAGGCTGCCGCTGTTGCAGCTGTCCGGAACGCCGGAGGAGGTGGGGCAAGGCTGGGGCCGGGGCCTGGCCGATCCCATGCGCCAAGGTCTGGAGCGCATCCTGTCCGTGGTGAACCTGGTGCACCAGACCTCGCGCGCCGAGTGCCTGGCCCTGGCCATGAAGCTGTGGCCCGCCGCCATTGAGTACGATCCCGAGTTGGAACCTTTTGTGCGTGGCCAGGCCCGGGGGGCGGACCTGAGCCTGGAAGAGACCTGGGCCGCGCGTTGCGGCTTGGAGATATTGTTTTTCAACAGCAACCTCAGCGCCGGATGCACCACCCTGGCTGGCACCGGCCCGGCCACGCCCGACGGCAAGGCGGTCCTGGGGCAGAACATCGACTGGTTCAGCGGTACCCCACTGGCACTGGTGCATATCCAGCGCAGCGACGGCCTGTGCCAGCTGGTGCTGCCCATACTGGGCCTAGGCGAGTACACCCTCAACTCCGCCGGGCTGGGTTGCTGCCTCAACGGCGTGGCGGCCATGCAGCCCGCTCTGCGGCCCAAGCTGCCCCTGGCCGCCTACCTGCCCAAGGCCATGCGCCAGCGCGACCCGGACCGGGCGCGCCGCATCCTGGAGGAGTCATGCCGGGGGGTGGTGGCGGTCACCCTGGCCGACGCGGACGGCGGCTTGATCTGCGTGGAAGGCACCCTGGACGATTGCCAAGTGCTGGAGCCCCAAGACGGCTTCCTGGCGCACGCCAACAACTACCGCACCCCACGCTTCCAGGCGGTGGACGGCTACCAGCTAATCTTCCCGGACAGCCCGGCCCGCACCGCCCGCATGGAAGAGCTGGCCGCCGGCCTGCGCGGCCGCCTTACCCCCGGTGCCCTGGGCGCGGCTTTGGCCGATCACCAAGGGAGCCCCAACTCCATCTGCCGCCATCCCGACCCCGCCGTGCCGCCGGGCCTGCGGGCCGAATCCCTGGGCTCGTTCATCATGCTGCCCTCGGAGGGAGCAATGCTGGTGGCCGGAGGCAACCCCTGCACCCATGAGTACGCGCGCTACGAAGTGTAA
- a CDS encoding metalloregulator ArsR/SmtB family transcription factor: MVARKSKMIEQQGCEIKVVHLDRVRRARAAEPAPPQMERLASLYKAMGDPNRLRMLLALRDGEMCVCDLAALTGISDSAVSHALRRLKDLALVKNRRDGQILYYSLDDHHVAELLASSLDHLNH; the protein is encoded by the coding sequence ATGGTAGCGCGCAAGAGCAAGATGATCGAGCAACAGGGCTGCGAGATAAAGGTGGTGCATTTGGACCGGGTGCGCCGCGCCCGCGCGGCCGAGCCCGCCCCGCCCCAGATGGAGCGCCTGGCCTCGCTGTACAAGGCCATGGGCGACCCCAACCGGCTGCGCATGCTCCTGGCCCTGCGTGACGGCGAGATGTGCGTCTGCGATCTGGCCGCCCTCACCGGCATCAGCGACTCGGCGGTGAGCCACGCCCTTAGGCGGCTCAAGGACCTGGCCCTGGTCAAGAACCGGCGCGACGGCCAGATCCTCTACTATTCCCTGGACGATCACCACGTGGCTGAGCTGCTGGCCAGCAGCCTGGACCACCTGAACCACTAA
- a CDS encoding radical SAM protein: MSDGQQYVRLANHVCLRLLEEPYLYDRRADELYELNEDALEGLKRCRGHLTLEQASLEPEFATYCLEEGLLELAPDPWPMPLALGPAPSPSLRYLELQLTWRCNLACAHCYLGPAAKIDLPVEQVAAILREFEAMGGLRVMLSGGEPLMHPWWDEINALLAALPVRRVLLSNGQLLGVKILERLNCDEVQISLDGLEPGHERLRGKGSFAKAVAAARAVKASGRDLSIATMVHANNLDQFEELGRLVRSLGAIEWGIDAPSLTGRLASNPELAVSPEQAVEAMSHAYGGAYHGGGGGMACGLHLATVAADGKVAQCGFYLDDPLGWAEEGLWTCWSRRSPVALSSLKGCRDCEAADDCGGGCRFRAGDPLGPDPVMCAAYGITPKETT; this comes from the coding sequence GTGTCCGACGGGCAGCAATACGTGCGCCTGGCGAACCACGTGTGCCTGCGCCTGCTGGAGGAGCCCTATCTCTACGACCGCCGGGCCGACGAATTATATGAGCTGAACGAGGACGCCTTGGAGGGGCTCAAGCGCTGCCGGGGACATCTCACCCTGGAGCAGGCCAGCCTGGAACCGGAGTTCGCGACCTATTGCCTGGAGGAAGGCCTGCTGGAACTGGCGCCCGACCCCTGGCCCATGCCCCTGGCCCTGGGGCCCGCGCCCTCGCCTTCCCTGCGCTATCTGGAGCTGCAACTCACCTGGCGCTGCAACCTGGCCTGCGCCCACTGTTACCTGGGCCCGGCCGCCAAGATCGACCTGCCCGTGGAGCAGGTGGCCGCCATCCTTAGGGAGTTCGAGGCCATGGGGGGCTTAAGGGTGATGCTCTCGGGCGGCGAGCCTCTGATGCACCCCTGGTGGGACGAGATCAACGCCCTGTTGGCCGCACTGCCGGTGCGCCGGGTGCTCTTAAGCAACGGCCAATTGCTGGGCGTCAAGATTTTGGAGCGCCTCAACTGCGACGAGGTGCAGATCAGCCTGGACGGCCTGGAACCGGGCCACGAGCGCCTGCGGGGCAAGGGCAGCTTTGCCAAGGCCGTGGCCGCCGCCCGGGCGGTGAAGGCCTCGGGCCGCGACCTGTCCATCGCCACCATGGTGCACGCCAACAACCTGGATCAGTTCGAGGAGCTGGGCCGGCTGGTGCGCAGCCTGGGGGCCATCGAGTGGGGCATCGACGCGCCCAGCCTCACCGGCCGCTTGGCGAGCAACCCCGAGCTGGCCGTCAGCCCGGAGCAGGCCGTGGAGGCCATGAGCCATGCCTATGGCGGGGCCTACCACGGCGGGGGCGGGGGCATGGCCTGCGGCCTGCACCTGGCCACCGTGGCCGCGGACGGCAAGGTGGCCCAGTGCGGCTTTTACTTGGACGACCCCCTGGGCTGGGCCGAGGAAGGGCTGTGGACCTGCTGGTCCCGGCGGAGTCCCGTGGCCCTGAGCTCGCTAAAGGGATGCCGCGACTGCGAAGCGGCGGATGACTGCGGCGGCGGATGCCGCTTCCGGGCCGGGGACCCGTTGGGACCGGACCCGGTGATGTGCGCCGCCTACGGCATAACACCCAAGGAGACGACATGA
- a CDS encoding cobalamin-binding protein, with the protein MRARKSIALVLALTAALALLAARPVLAKGSLETDEMGRQVVVPSHPQRLIGLIPSLTEVFFALGLGDKVVGATTWADYPPAARRLPRVGAYVSPNLEQIVALKPDLVVANKEGNPPWVVHRLSGMGVPVYVTVPVAPEELPASLAKLGAVLGAPEAGNKLAAELKAQFAEVARRLKGVKPRPTLLVIGSRPLVSAGRDTMNHRLLELAGGINVASASSQRWPRLNLEFVVDAKPEVIIVSTMERGQNLGRELEYWRKLPGVGDRPGVRVGSIQSDIIDRPGPRLGLGLMKLAALIHPERFAPEKAQ; encoded by the coding sequence ATGCGGGCGCGAAAATCCATAGCCCTGGTCTTGGCTTTGACGGCCGCGTTGGCCCTGCTGGCGGCGCGCCCCGTGCTGGCCAAGGGCAGCCTGGAGACCGACGAGATGGGCCGTCAGGTGGTGGTGCCTTCGCATCCCCAACGGCTCATCGGCTTGATCCCCTCGCTCACCGAGGTGTTTTTCGCCCTGGGCCTGGGCGACAAGGTGGTGGGCGCCACCACCTGGGCCGACTATCCCCCGGCCGCGCGCCGGCTGCCCAGGGTGGGAGCCTACGTGTCTCCCAACTTGGAGCAGATCGTGGCCCTGAAGCCGGACCTGGTGGTGGCCAACAAGGAGGGCAACCCGCCTTGGGTGGTGCACCGTTTGTCCGGCATGGGCGTGCCGGTGTACGTCACCGTGCCCGTGGCCCCGGAGGAGCTGCCCGCCTCCCTGGCCAAGCTGGGCGCGGTGCTGGGCGCGCCGGAGGCGGGCAACAAGCTGGCCGCCGAGCTGAAAGCCCAGTTCGCCGAGGTGGCCCGCCGCCTGAAGGGGGTCAAGCCCCGCCCCACCCTCTTGGTCATCGGCAGCCGTCCCCTGGTCAGCGCGGGCCGTGACACCATGAACCACCGCCTGCTGGAGCTGGCCGGGGGCATTAATGTGGCCTCGGCCTCGTCCCAGCGCTGGCCGCGCCTCAACCTGGAGTTCGTGGTGGACGCCAAGCCCGAGGTGATCATCGTGAGCACCATGGAGCGGGGGCAGAACCTGGGCCGCGAGCTGGAATATTGGCGGAAGCTCCCCGGCGTAGGCGACCGCCCCGGGGTGCGGGTTGGTTCCATCCAGAGCGACATCATCGACCGCCCCGGCCCCCGCCTGGGCCTGGGGCTCATGAAGCTGGCCGCCCTGATCCATCCCGAGCGCTTCGCCCCGGAGAAGGCCCAATGA
- a CDS encoding DUF192 domain-containing protein yields MLISRRISCFALALALLSGLALGASSGAWAKPLPLAKVELGNQVVLAEVPATALQRYHGLGGRRALAPGMGMLFFFYKGGPRTMCMRAMNFGLDFIWLAGGKVSEISHRVPPAGEGLSIDPVGHADLVLEVPAGWAKENKVRPGDAVTITPLGRDFPAQLKKRLIMESDAPRR; encoded by the coding sequence ATGCTCATCTCCCGCCGCATATCTTGCTTCGCTCTCGCCCTGGCTCTATTGTCGGGCCTGGCGCTGGGGGCCAGCTCGGGCGCTTGGGCCAAGCCCCTGCCCCTGGCCAAGGTGGAGCTGGGCAACCAGGTGGTGCTGGCCGAGGTTCCGGCCACGGCCCTCCAGCGCTACCACGGCCTGGGCGGACGCCGGGCCCTGGCTCCGGGCATGGGCATGCTCTTCTTTTTCTATAAGGGCGGACCGCGCACCATGTGCATGAGGGCCATGAACTTCGGCCTGGACTTCATCTGGCTGGCGGGCGGCAAGGTGAGCGAGATATCCCACAGGGTTCCCCCGGCCGGAGAGGGACTGAGCATCGACCCCGTGGGCCACGCGGACCTGGTGCTGGAGGTGCCCGCCGGCTGGGCCAAGGAAAACAAGGTGCGCCCCGGCGACGCAGTAACCATCACCCCCCTGGGCCGCGATTTCCCGGCGCAGCTTAAGAAGCGCCTGATTATGGAGAGCGATGCACCCCGGCGATGA
- a CDS encoding ABC transporter ATP-binding protein, producing the protein MVGERNILLAGQGLSFAYGGSPVVEDISLGLPAGEMLGIIGPNGSGKSTLLGLLCGLLKPNAGAVELMDKPLGSYSRAQVARRLGLVPQNAELAAGFTVRETVLAGRFALMDGRMFENAEDRAAADEALELTGLTRLQHRRAGELSGGERQRLALARALAAEPQVVLLDEPTSALDLKHQRMVMELLERACAWRGLAVGLVSHDLNLAGLYCHHLLLLSQGRAQAQGPPGEVLTSALLSQAYGVEVAVDQEPSRGRPRVTLRASSPV; encoded by the coding sequence GTGGTAGGCGAGCGCAATATACTGCTGGCGGGCCAAGGCCTGAGTTTTGCCTATGGCGGCTCGCCGGTGGTGGAGGACATCTCCCTGGGCCTGCCCGCCGGGGAGATGCTGGGCATCATCGGGCCCAACGGCAGCGGCAAGTCCACCCTCCTGGGCCTGCTCTGCGGCCTGCTCAAGCCCAATGCCGGGGCGGTGGAGCTGATGGACAAGCCCCTGGGCAGCTACTCGCGGGCCCAGGTGGCCCGCCGCCTGGGCCTGGTGCCCCAGAACGCCGAGCTGGCCGCCGGCTTCACGGTGCGCGAGACCGTCCTGGCCGGGCGCTTCGCGCTCATGGACGGGCGTATGTTCGAAAACGCCGAGGACCGCGCCGCCGCCGACGAGGCCCTGGAGCTAACCGGCCTGACCAGGCTGCAACACCGGCGGGCCGGGGAGCTATCCGGCGGCGAGCGCCAGCGCCTGGCCCTGGCCCGGGCCCTGGCCGCCGAGCCCCAGGTGGTGCTCCTGGACGAGCCCACCAGCGCCCTGGACCTAAAACACCAGCGCATGGTCATGGAGCTTCTGGAGCGGGCCTGCGCCTGGCGGGGCCTGGCCGTGGGCCTGGTGAGCCACGACCTCAACCTGGCCGGTCTCTATTGCCATCATCTGCTCCTGCTCAGCCAAGGCCGCGCCCAGGCCCAGGGCCCGCCCGGCGAGGTGCTTACCTCCGCGCTCCTTTCCCAAGCCTATGGCGTGGAGGTGGCCGTGGACCAGGAGCCCAGCCGAGGAAGGCCCCGCGTGACCCTGCGTGCTTCCTCTCCTGTATGA